The Grus americana isolate bGruAme1 chromosome 5, bGruAme1.mat, whole genome shotgun sequence region GAGGTCCATTTTACAAAGATTATGTAGAAGAATATACAGACCACACAGATACTGTGTATGACAAAAACACCAAGTTCAtgaattttcatgaaaattccCACTATTACATTTTTTTGGAAGAGCGCGGAGAAGGAAATCTTGGGTTTGGCCAAGAACTCAAGAACCCTCAAATGGAAGACGTCCAGACCTTTGACAGTCATTATGACTATCCTGTCTGCGGAGGCAATGAAGACGTAATATGCACTCCAGAGCCTGACGAGTTTAATCCCTGTGAGGATATAATGGGATATCAATTTCTGAGGATTGTGGTGTGGTTTGTGAACCTGCTGGCCATCCTAGGTaacatttttgtccttttcatcCTTCTCACCAGCCATTATAAACTGACTGTACCGCGCTTTCTGATGTGTAACTTGGCCTTCGCTGATTTTTGCATGGGGTTATACCTCCTCCTGATCGCTTCAGTGGATCTCTACACCAGGTCGGAGTACTATAACCACGCTATAGAGTGGCAGACTGGGCCTGGTTGCAACACAGCTGGCTTCTTCACGGTCTTTGCTAGTGAACTTTCTGTGTACACACTGACCGTGATCACCCTGGAGCGCTGGTATGCCATCACTTTTGCCATGCGCCCAGATCGTAAGATTCGCCTCCGGCATGCCTTGGTTATCATGCTGGGAGGGTGGCTCTCGtgttttcttcttgcccttttgCCACTGGTTGGCGTCAGCAGCTATAGCAAAGTCAGCATCTGTTTGCCTATGGACACTGAAACACCGGTGGCTGAAGCCTACGTTGTCTTCGTTTTAATATGTAACATTATTGCTTTTGTCATCATTTGTGCGTGCTACATAAAAATCTACGTAACTGTGCGAAACCCTCAGTACAAGTCAGGGGACAAAGACACCAAAATTGCCAAGCGGATGGCTGTGTTGATTTTCACTGACTTCCTGTGCATGGCTCCCATCTCTTTCCATGCTTTATCTGCCATTATGAACAAACCATTGATAACTGTCACCAATTCCAAGATTTTGCTGGTACTCTTCTACCCGCTCAATTCTTGTGCCAACCCATTTCTTTACGCTATTTTCACCAAAGCTTTCCGAAGAGATGTGTTTATCCTGCTAAGCAAGTTTGGTATATGTGAGCATCAGGCCCAAGTCTACAGAGGTCAGACAATCTCAGCCAGAAACAACAGCGGCTCTTACGGGCAGAGAATCAGCCGAGGGATCGGTCAGATTCTTACAAGCGTTCAAGACCCAGTCAATGATTACCTTCCTGCCGTGACAATGCAGAACCAAATTCTCATGGAAGAATGCAAGCAAACTGAGCTGTAACATCTCAAGGTATCACAGCCACAATCTGGTCACGAGGTGGCTGTGCATACAGTGAATCGAGCGAGAAGATAACATATTCTCCATATCCTTTTTCCCTAGACTATCCTTTGTGATGTCTGAAAGTACCTTCAGAGTGGTCTTCTTTTAGACAAGTCACTCATTTGAACCTCTTGTCTCACACTTATCGGCGCAGGTCAAAAGAAACTGTTCTGATGATAATGCGGGAAGTAGCTGTGAATGCTCTGTCTAAATAGGAAAATTAATACATATAAACCCAGCAAATATGAAATATACCCTCATCTAAAAAATTTAAGGAAGCAGGAGACCAAGCACAAAACTTGGGGGTACTTGTATGACTAAAAAAAGGACATAAAGTTTTATAATTAAAAcgagatttaaaaaatatatattaaaggTTGAAGTTCTCAAATGCCAACTGCCTATGTGTCAAAAGGTTCGATCTTTTTTCTAATAGCGAATTTCTAAAACTTCCACCAGGGCCTAAAATGGAATAGattccttctgcttctgcccTCCTGACCTAAAACAAAGCTAGTCTTTTGTTTGCAGTTCTTTGTTTAGTTGAGTGAGGTGGGAAAAGCAGCCTCTTCATATTGCCTTTATAGTGGTAAAAGGCAAATGGCATGATTTTGCAGCTGCTCATAAGGTAACAGGTAAGAAACATTCCGACATTTATCTTTGTGTGCTGCAAAAATTCTCTTACCATCACTCTCTCACTTTTTGATAAACCTGCTTAGGAGATTGTTTAGTTTGTTTTGAAGACCAGTCTACCCAATCAAGTTAATGatgtttagtttgttttttggggtttttttgatggttCACACTTAAGATTGTACTAAATGTTTTCCCAATTATCCATTCTTTACCTGACTCCAGTACTGTTTAATTTGAGCATGTTTATTTGAACACCCTGTAACTACTGCCTTCTCACCTCACCCCTCTCTTACAGGGCTAGAATGactttccttttaatatttgcTATGTTGAGCTGCCTCAAATCAACACTTAGACAAAGGGAGTGGATTGTGCCTTCAGGTTACTTCATGCCCTTCAGTTACTGAATTGAAGGCTAACCACTAGCTCCTCCGTGTTTTAAGAACACCTCTCCATCTCGTAGTGAGATCTGTTATCTGACTTTTGTAACGTCTGCAGTACAACTACATAAAACACACAGTTAGCTTCTGGTTGGCCATAGCTTGTCTGTACGTTAGACACGTACTCTCCACACTGTGCTTAAGGAAATCCAAGCTCAGACACAAGGAACAACTCAGAGTCTTTTGCTCCAGTGAAGCACTAAAACATTCTTCTGCCGTACCTGCTGCTAGATGAGGCCAGAACAAGATCAAACTTGGCTGTGCTCAGCTCATCCATACACCACAAACAAATGAACTGGGGCCTGGCTCTCTACATCTCCTGCAGACATCAGGACTCGAGGtaggagctgctctgcaccagctTGCTTGTTAACGCTTGTGTGGCCTGAGTGCCTGGTTTTGACAGCAGGATCAGACCTGTTCTTAGCCAACCATAGCGACTAGCTTTGTAGGACTGCTACCAAGATTGCCCTTGATCATTTCACCCATCTATTTGGAAGGCTTACCATGAGAGCGGAGAATATTGCGTGCATCTTTAGCTTCAGGTAGGtattttaaagttcattttgtAATATCTATActgtttttaatggaattatAGTCTTTGAGGAACTGTAATTAAACTGAACAGACAATAGTCAGATCTTTTATAATGTGGGTTAGTAGTGTCCAGAAAAACTTAATGGTAGAGCCCTTCAAACTGCTAGCTAGTACAGCTGGATATCGCATGATTGCAAATGCCACGTACATACTCAAATTCAAACTCAGTTTAATTCCATATTCCTGATTATAAATGCAGGTTGCTTCAGTGAGCAGAATCATGGGCCTACATTCACCAACTCTGTGAGATGGTctcataaaaaaattattctgtcattgttaatgccattaaaaatcaacattatTGCATTATAATTTAGCTGCCTATTCTGTGGAAGGGGCATGCTTCCATTTTTGGCTGATTCTCAGCGAACTTTGAAaccaaaactgctgaaaaacatgcaaataataatttatgaCCTTCTCTTCTGTGATCTGAACTCACTCAGTGTTAATCAGAAACATAAAGGGAGCTTCTTAAGCATGTAGATCAGCAAAATTTCCTACTCTTTAAACAGTTGCATTTGGAACGCTCTGGCCGTGTCTGAGTGTCCCACACAAAATGCGTTAAATTGAGATGCAACCCCTGCCCCTCAGTTCTATCACCCTTCTGATACCGGAATAATcactaaaaggagaaaaagtttcCTGAGTGCCTTTTTTGAGTATCTTGGCAGCAGCGAAGACAATCAAGTTCTAATGGACAAACTGTACATTTATGCTACAGACTTCATGGATACTAGTGTaccagtggaaaagaaaatccaagctTGAATCATATTCTTTTtcacaaagaaaggaaagactAAATCAACATTTATTctaaaagtgcttttaaagGTAACACGGATCACTCATGTCAAACCTCTTTTTACCTTAAACCAAACCAGAATGTTTGTTCCATGGAAACTAGCAGGACATGGGAAAGATGTGGTATGTTGGACTGATCACAGTATGCTCTTGAATTAATACAGCTGTTTGCTGTTACTAATGGATAATGGATATATTTATATGTTAGTGAACTTTCTTATCTCCCATTGTTGCATATATTTTGGTCTATTGAAAGAAATCTGTGATATTGCCTTTATGAACAAAGTTTGATATTTCTGGTTTATGTCTTGCATATTCTTTCTTGTGCTTAActtgataaaaaaatatttaaaaagctaTTGGAAAGGTCCAGGCAATAGACTTTAAGTAATTTATTTGCCAGACCTTTTCTTGTAAATGGTTGTATCCTATAGATATTCTCTCGCATTTCTGCTCTGACGAATCCCTTTAgccatttttggttttctgtatACCCTTACATAATACTTGCTATTTTAAATCTATCTCagcaaaatgtattatttctggCATTCATATTTTCACTAGAATACTTTAGAAATAATGCAGAGCATTAGAATAAAACGTTTTGTTTGAAATTGTAAGAGGCTCAGCAAGTTTTTCtgaaggttttaaaatatttttactacaaAGTAAGTTAATACTATTTCTCTTGCACTCAACTTTACTGTTCTCCTTGGCTGGCCTACAGACAGAAAGATTGACCACATGACACACTGacagaggtttggggttttttcccacccCTAGCTGGGAAAGAGATGTCCTAAATGGCCACCTCAGACAGTGCAGCAGGGATGGAAAGGAACACTAGTAGCACTGCTGAGCTCTGGGGTTCCAAAACCATCACTAATTACATTAAAGATAATCAGAAGAATCACCTAACAGCCATGAAGTCCTCCTTAAAAGACTAAATCTGGAATGTGatcttttccattctcctttctAAACATAATGTGTATGTGACAGCCACAGTGACTGAGGATTGGACACTTCATGAAAAAACACTTGCATAGGAAGAAGTTTGTGTGGTGGAGAGACTGCAGGAATTCTCAGAATAACTAAATGTATCTGCCCATAAGTAACCTTACAGAAGATCCTGCCCTCCCACTAGGTCTTCCCTCACAGCAAATGTCCCTTGTCCCGTATTTGCCAAAATTTATGCTGCTAAATTTTATGTTCAGTGATTCTCATCAGTGGGGGGGGAAAAGTGATTATCTTTGCTATATGGATCCTTGTattacctggaaaaaaaccccgcGAGGGACAACTCCCACTGCTGAAAACTGTCAAAGGGCTCAAATATCAGTTACCTCTTGACATACCCTCCCTGTCCCAAAAAACTCAGCTGACTTCAGTATCCATGCACCTTGCCACTGCCTGTAACTGTGTTCTGTCCTATGTGAAGCTTTAGGGTGCAAGGAAAGCTTTTTCTCAGTTGTAGATGCTAACTGGCATCAGCTAGAACAATTACGCTTATAGGCAAGAAGAAAATCCAACTGGCCAACAAGTGACAAGGAATAAATAGTTCTTTCTAGGAGGCCTATGCTCTTCAGTGTGTGCATAAGGGACCTGGAAAAAGGAGTGAACAGTAAGATGACAAAGTTTGCCATAACATTAAGATATTCATAGCAATAAGATAAACAGATGGCTATGAAGAACTGTACGAAGACTTCTTAAGACTGAATGACTGGCAAGAGGAATTCAGTGTACATAAATATAATACACATGGTAAAAAATGACAAACTCACATCTTAAATGATGTGCTCTGTGCTGATAACCCCAATTCAGGAACAAGATCTTAGGGGTACAGTAGGTAAGTCCATGAAAATACCTGCTTATGCTTCCTGCAGctcaaaaaagcaaatcaaattaTATTATTGGGAAAGGACCAGAACATAAAAATAGCAATTATTATATCGCTGTATAAATCTGCACCTTGAATAATGTAGCTCTTACctctgcaacagaaaaatgatACAACAGAACTAGAAAAGTTTCAGAGTAGGGTAGCAAGGAGAATGAAAGGCTTGGAGTTACAGCTAAGGAATCACCAAGCGGGACCCCTCGGACTAGAAGGGAGATGACAAAGCTCGATAAAGTCATCAGCAGGCTGGAGTAGCTGAGTTACTGAACTTCTTGCCAAAGGCTGCTGTAGATAATAAAGGTTGCACGGGTTTATGGAGAGACTGAGAattcacagaagagaaatctgCGGAAGGATtctaaaaccacaaaaactgTGTCTCAGGATGCTTCTGAACTGTGAATACATGGCAGATGGGAGGGAGTACTTGGGGAGTGCATCATACACACCTGCCTATTCTTTTATGCTTTGCTCGCCACACACTGTCAGCAGCTATCACTGTCAGGATTCTGACATGGATGGACTTCTCGTCTGTTCCACGGCAGCCgcttttcttgtgctttcagAAGCAAAGACAGCTTCAGCTGCACCGTCCTTCAGCAGGCCTGACCACAGAGCCCACGTAGATAAAATATCCAGCTGAGTGAAGAACAGCATATCCCCTGTTTGCAGCACTACCTCCACGGATTTGACCCCATGGCTCAAGGCTAGCTGCCTTCTCTCAAAACCCTGCACAGAAATGGGAAGAGCCAACGTTACCACTCTTCAGGGCTTTGTTCGGCTGTGAGATTTCAGATCGGAGAACAGAAAATCCTGTTTCAGGGTGGCAGAGAATGCCATTTTTCTCTCTACATAAATGTCTGTGGTTCTATTCCCATAATTTTGTGGTAATACATACACTATGAAAGATTTCCTTGCTCAGACACTGTAGGAAAAAGCTGTAAAGTTGAGCTGGAGCCTTAGTTAAGAGGACTTGGAACTTTCTCTGAgcaatttaatttaaactggCTATAGCTGACCTCTGCTagtctcctctctctccacctACAGACAGACGTAGGCATCTGTTCTAGATGATGCCATCTGCAACAGGTCACTACAGTCAAAGTACAGCACACCCTGCTATGGTATCCTGGAATCTGAAAATAgcacaaataatgaaaagtaaatttcaAACCACTACCAAAGCATTTTGGTTAATTAACATAAATGAAATgcactttcatttcctttcttgctgtataatttaaatattaatgctCACAGCACAGTCTTTGGAAAATctgtagcaaaaaaaatccttaaaaactGAAGTTTGATTTGAGCACACTTCCTATGCTTATGTGTTAAAATGAACCAAACCCTCCCTTCCCGGCGGTTTGGCCAGGCTGATGAGTGATAGCAGCATAATCTGTATTGTTTTTCTCACAGATGCCAGGCATCCTCACTCCAAAACCACCAAGTAATCAAATGGTTTCTGGGTTGCAGCTAAAATTGGACGGGGTGAGGCACAAAATTAGCTGCGTATCACGCCTTTCTGTTACACGCTCCCCTCCTCCTCGGTAAGCATTCTGAAAATGTATGACATTGTACTGCACTTGCATGTAGGCTTTGTGGGCTAAGGCACAAGGTGTTGAAGGGCCATCATCACGCCCTGGAACAGAAGATGGTTAAGAGGTCTTAGTGACGCACACCGAGGGATTCTTACAGCATCGTCAACCTAGAATTCACACTGGTTCAATAATACATCTGCATAAAGCTGAAATACTTGTGATCTGTTTAGTCATCTCCGTCTGACCCGACTTATTTTTCTGCGACTAGAAATAATGATGTGAAAGTGAACAAAGGGAAGTGCTATGAGGTCAATACACAGTATGTTTCAGCAGCAGAACCTGTTAGTTCTAATTCCCTATCCCCATCCCACACCTaccccccatgcacacacattgGTATGAATTGTCACAGTACCTCAAATTATCAGGTTCTCAGATTAGACAGGATACCAATCCTGtggaaatgtgtattttttgtgACTGCCAGTCCTTATTTTCCACCCTGAAAATATTGAGTAACTATTCCAAAACATGGAAAAGTCTCATCAACCATAGCACAGGACTTGGACCTCATTGGGACCATCCTGAACTTACTGCTTCCAAGAACTTACCTGCTCCAGGATGAATATGAATCAACTTGAATCTCACCCTACTTTTTGGGTAGGAGCTTTCTGTGCTGTCCTGATTATATGCAATGCCAAGCCTTATATGTGTGGTCATCTGAAGTCCTATCCTTACTGTTGCACATCTGTGCAATTCAGTTGAAGCTCGCAGAGCTTTGTTAATTGgttagaggaggaggagcacaCCCATTTTGGTTCTCAGCTATTCACTACACAGCTGTGATGAGGACAATCTCCTCCaggttctttgtttttcttctctcttttaagGAATGAAATCTATTGTGAACATCAACTTAATTCACAACACTTATCTAAGAGCTCACTAAACAGTCATTACAAAGTGATTGGAATTGTTGGATTGTTACTTGCACATATACTGTGATACTTTTTATAAGACCTACTTTGCTGCCAAGAAGAGCCTCCCTGTTGCAAACACCGAGACTGGTAACTGGCTAGATTGGCAAACCCATGCTCACTGTCTTACAGCTGAaccatttcagctgaaatgacagcagcttttctttaaaaagtgaagaaaaatgacagCACTCCCTGTCTTTTGTGAAGGCAAAGCTGCAGCAAATCAAATCCAAGCCGTAACATGGgttttgacaaaaaaaccccttctcaCTGCAAATTCTGAGGCGCTGTCTGAATGTCTGTCTGCTCCACGGCTTGTGGCTGGCTGGCATAGGCACGATAGCACTGAAATACCGAACAGCATGAAGGTTGTATTTGTGCTGCACTTACAACACTGGCGTCAGTTTCACTGTAGTGAAAGAATTCCCTAAATCATATGTGGAATACTGCTGCTGCCTAGAGGGAGCTGTGGAAACAACAGATCATTTCTGTTTTAGCCAGCTACAGATTTCCAGTTAAACCCAGCAATGATATGTCAGCATAAAGCAGCAAGAAGTATTTTTTGATAAAAGGCAATTAGGAAGGGTGGCTGGCACACTGGCAGATGCGCCTTCCACAGAAAagtccaggggaaaaaaaagaagtgtttttttATTCCTTACATACACTTCTCTTTCAACAACTGAGTACATTTGCATTCTATCTTTGATAAGTAGTCTGGCTACCTCCTTTTATCTTTATCCTCTGTGCTCTCTCAGTTTCCTCTTTCCAGATTCTCTTTACGTCTACTTTCTCTACTATGGAAGAAACCCCACGCCCTATTTGATGGAAGTACTTTACATTTTCCACCTATTATCTAAAGTTATTTAAGCTACATGGCAACATAGACACAGCAGCCTCAGGGAGAAATTAGAAACCTGTTTAAGGATATGACAACTATttaggacagaaaatgaaagccaAGAGATATTCTGAATAAACATTAACAGCAACTTGATCTGCTAAAATTAAGAACTGTTCCACTTTCGCTCTGCCCCCTCCAAAAACCAGCTGAAGTAATATGTGCAGAAGTGTCTGCAATGtgaatatatttcttctttagcCAACCTATTTTTAACATCTGTATCGTTGTCATGCTTATCAAGCCATTTTTCAACTCTCTACACATACATGGAATTTTACTAGATGCTGCTTTAatgttttaagattaaaattacTTATTAAAACCAGACAAATTCAGTCCACAAAAAATAGTATGTCAGAAATATTCGCAGCACTAATGCTTTGTCCTTGTTAAAAGCTCGAACAAGGCACGATCAGAAGGAAAGAGCTTCCATCCTGCAAAAATTtgacttttctgaaaaacaggcaACCCAAGACAGAACAAAACCTACAAGCAGAGTTTCCACAGGGTGAATTCTATGATACATCCTTTTTAGAAATGCAGAACACTGGTTTCCCAGGAGACCGTTACCTGTTGAATCCAGACAGCCCACCTGGAGTCAGCCAGTTGTTCCTCTGAGGGGAAAGGTCTGTACGAAATCCTCGGACATTGGTACAGCAGGACACACGAGGAACCCTATCTGCAGGGACCTTGCAGCAGGATTCCTAGGAGAAATAGGAATAAGCCTTTGGGAAAATCAGGAAGCCAGGTGGTGTGGCAGAAAAGACTGCCTGCCTTATTTTGCTAGTCCAAACTGCTTTTTCCATCACCAGCTAGGAAGGGTTTTTCTTTACCTTGGCATTAAATCCTGAAGAGCTCAGGCATTTGTAAAGCAGCATCCCAACTCTCTTGGGATTCAAACGTATCTTCTGTTCCAGACCTCTAGAGGGCTTGTCTGCAGTGCAGTTTTGCTTCGCTTGGTACCTCTAGCAAAGGGAAGGCATTTCTGCTCGACAGAATCACGCGTCCGCATGCAATGCATCTTTTGTGTGACAAGATTTTttgatttttgtaatttatttgtatctttgttttgcatttgttattGAAATACACTTACCCAAATTGAACACTTGCcgttttcaatttcagtaactttttgtttacaaatggtactaaaaatgaaaacaaaaactatGAAGTGTAAACCAAATACACGCAGCTACatggtttttaaaatagttatcACTACCAGGCATTTTATAGTACCAGTTCACCAATATCCATTTTCAGAGAGGGGTTTTTGACCTACGGACCCAAATGGGCAACTCGGCATCATTTGTAACACAAAGCgctattttcagttatttattcTCTCTCCACATTACCTCATTATTTCAGATAACCTCTTTCAGGTCAAGCCAGGACATGCACATCTATACTATGTAAAAAGATGTAATTGCACAGGCatttcacacaaaaataattgGGAAAGTCTtcattctaaagaaaaaaaaattgtcataaaaacacttttctgaatGTTATATAGCCACACTGAAGGTCAAAAGTAGTTCAACTGCAGTTCATTTGGCTGTACTATACAGGTCATTACATCTGAAAGGATTCGAGTGTTTTGGCATAATCCCATTAGGggtaaaaaaataagtttgaaaAGCGAGTGACAGagtctgctttgaaaataagtgGCAAGACCTTCAGTCTTCAACACAGTATTTTACAAACGGATCTCCAGGTTaaaaaacgaaacaaaacaCGAAGTCCAAAGCTGATACGGTTTAAGACAAGTTGTAAGGAATGATGAGCAGTTGAAACTAAATGGGCACATACTGAAAG contains the following coding sequences:
- the TSHR gene encoding thyrotropin receptor isoform X1 translates to MLCLPVAFQLLLVLVLCSQGTERCPSAFCECSDWDDYKITCRDIHFIPSLPEDTQTLRFMETHLRTIPSDAFSNLPNISRIYISIDETLQSLEAHSFNSLSKVTHIEIRNLRNLDYIDPDAFKNLPLLKYLGIFNTGLKAFPDLTKIYSSDVNFLLEIADNPFMTSVPANAFHGLCNESLTLKLYNNGFTSIQGHAFNGTNLDAIYLHKNKYLEVINDDAFLGVHSGPTLLDVSRTAVAHLPAKGLESLKELMAKNTWTLKKLPAVKIFLQLMRADLSYPSHCCAFKSWKKNSGILEYLTCNQSGSHSFRKRRSVKALRGPFYKDYVEEYTDHTDTVYDKNTKFMNFHENSHYYIFLEERGEGNLGFGQELKNPQMEDVQTFDSHYDYPVCGGNEDVICTPEPDEFNPCEDIMGYQFLRIVVWFVNLLAILGNIFVLFILLTSHYKLTVPRFLMCNLAFADFCMGLYLLLIASVDLYTRSEYYNHAIEWQTGPGCNTAGFFTVFASELSVYTLTVITLERWYAITFAMRPDRKIRLRHALVIMLGGWLSCFLLALLPLVGVSSYSKVSICLPMDTETPVAEAYVVFVLICNIIAFVIICACYIKIYVTVRNPQYKSGDKDTKIAKRMAVLIFTDFLCMAPISFHALSAIMNKPLITVTNSKILLVLFYPLNSCANPFLYAIFTKAFRRDVFILLSKFGICEHQAQVYRGQTISARNNSGSYGQRISRGIGQILTSVQDPVNDYLPAVTMQNQILMEECKQTEL
- the TSHR gene encoding thyrotropin receptor isoform X2, translating into MLCLPVAFQLLLVLVLCSQGTERCPSAFCECSDWDDYKITCRDIHFIPSLPEDTQTLEIRNLRNLDYIDPDAFKNLPLLKYLGIFNTGLKAFPDLTKIYSSDVNFLLEIADNPFMTSVPANAFHGLCNESLTLKLYNNGFTSIQGHAFNGTNLDAIYLHKNKYLEVINDDAFLGVHSGPTLLDVSRTAVAHLPAKGLESLKELMAKNTWTLKKLPAVKIFLQLMRADLSYPSHCCAFKSWKKNSGILEYLTCNQSGSHSFRKRRSVKALRGPFYKDYVEEYTDHTDTVYDKNTKFMNFHENSHYYIFLEERGEGNLGFGQELKNPQMEDVQTFDSHYDYPVCGGNEDVICTPEPDEFNPCEDIMGYQFLRIVVWFVNLLAILGNIFVLFILLTSHYKLTVPRFLMCNLAFADFCMGLYLLLIASVDLYTRSEYYNHAIEWQTGPGCNTAGFFTVFASELSVYTLTVITLERWYAITFAMRPDRKIRLRHALVIMLGGWLSCFLLALLPLVGVSSYSKVSICLPMDTETPVAEAYVVFVLICNIIAFVIICACYIKIYVTVRNPQYKSGDKDTKIAKRMAVLIFTDFLCMAPISFHALSAIMNKPLITVTNSKILLVLFYPLNSCANPFLYAIFTKAFRRDVFILLSKFGICEHQAQVYRGQTISARNNSGSYGQRISRGIGQILTSVQDPVNDYLPAVTMQNQILMEECKQTEL